The sequence AGAACGCAGGGGTGGTTGCGTTTCGTTTCCAAGGCGCCGCGAAGGGTCCGGCGAGTCGTCGTTCGCAAGATAAATAAACTATTCAACCGTAATATTGTGCGTTCATTCTACGGTGTGTTTTTGACGGAAAATGGGAACGACGCGACCTTTCGTTTCTGCGTTAACGGGACCTATGGAACATTTTACTCGAATTATCTGCGGGAAATCGATTACCCGTTCATTTTTGTAGATATCGGGGCAAATCAGGGACTTTATTCCCTCATCGCTGCTCAAAATCCTTACTGCGAACGAGCCGTCAGTCTTGAGCCGGTGAGCGAGACGTTCCGTCTGCTCACCGCCAACATCCGTGCCAATGGATTGGCGGGCATGATTGTCGCGTTGAATTGTGGCCTGTCGTCCGAGAATGCGCGCGTGAAAATCCGCTTGAAGCCGGGGCATAGCGGCGCGGCTTCCCTTCACAACACGTTCGCCGGCACGGAGGGCGTCGAGGAAATCCAGATTTCCACCGCCGCGATCCTCGAGCCTTATCTTGCCCCGGGCCTTCCATTGGTCGTGAAGATCGACACCGAGGGCCATGAGCACGTGGTGATCGGGGAGTTGGCGCGAAGCCGTTTTGCCGACCGGGTGATCTCTGTGTTCTATGAAGTCGATGTCGCGTGGGCGGACCCGGAAAATCTCAAGGCGGGTCTGCGCGCCATGGGGTTCGACCATTTCCACCCGATCCGCGGCGGCACGCATTACGATGTGATGGCGACACGGCAGGGGGGCGGGTCTGCGGAGTGTCGAGCCGCGTAAGGTGATGCGCTCTGCGCTTTACGCGCGCCCGCCCTCTCGCCTATAAGCCGCGCACCTTTTCTTTCAGGCATTCGACACGGCCGGGCCACGGGCCCGCCCGGTGTGACGTGGAGGCGGCCATGGCCGGGCATTCGCAATTCAAGAACATCATGCACCGCAAGGGCAAGCAGGACGCGGTGCGTTCCAAGCTGTTCTCCAAGCTGGCGCGTGAAATCACCGTCGCGGCCAAGCTCGGCATGCCCGACCCGGCGATGAACCCGCGCCTGCGCGCCGCCGTGCTGGCGGCCCGCGCGGAAAACATGCCCAAGGACAATATCGACCGCGCGATCAAGAAGGCGCTGGGCGGCGACTCGGAGAACTATGATGAGATCCGCTATGAGGGCTACGGCCCCGGCGGTGTCGCCGTCATCGTCGAGGCGCTGACCGACAACCGCAACCGCACCGCCTCGGAAGTGCGCTCCTACTTCACCAAGTCCGGCGGGGCGCTGGCCGAGACCGGCGCGGTCTCCTTCATGTTCGACCGCATCGGCACGGTGGAGTTCGACGCCGCCAAGGCCTCGGCCGACGCCATGCTGGAAGCCGCCATCGACGCCGGCGCGGATGACGTGACTTCGGACGAGAACGGCCATGAGGTCGTCTGCTCGGTGGAGAACCTGCACGAGGTCGCCCGGGCGCTGGAAGCCAAGTTCGGCGAGCCGCGCAAATCCGGCCTCGTCTGGCGGCCGCAGAACACGGTGGCGGTGGATGACGAAGTGGCGGAAAAGCTGATCCGCCTCGTCGACAATCTCAACGACAATGACGACGTGCAGAACGTCTATGCCAATTTCGAGCTGTCCGACGCCTTCATGGCGAAGATGGGCGGCTGATCTGGGTCGCGCTGCTCACCGCCCGATCAGCGTGTCGAACAGCGGCAGGCTGATGAGGGCGGCGGCGGCGATGACCCAATAGGCGGCGACGCGGTAGTGCCGGTCCGACGCGCCGCGAAAGGCGCGCGCGCCGGCATAGAGCCCGAGCGCATAGGCCGGCCCGAGAAGCAGGGTCAGCCTCCCGACCTCGGCGGTGAACA comes from Ancylobacter polymorphus and encodes:
- a CDS encoding YebC/PmpR family DNA-binding transcriptional regulator, producing the protein MAGHSQFKNIMHRKGKQDAVRSKLFSKLAREITVAAKLGMPDPAMNPRLRAAVLAARAENMPKDNIDRAIKKALGGDSENYDEIRYEGYGPGGVAVIVEALTDNRNRTASEVRSYFTKSGGALAETGAVSFMFDRIGTVEFDAAKASADAMLEAAIDAGADDVTSDENGHEVVCSVENLHEVARALEAKFGEPRKSGLVWRPQNTVAVDDEVAEKLIRLVDNLNDNDDVQNVYANFELSDAFMAKMGG
- a CDS encoding FkbM family methyltransferase translates to MGMLDVLRTQGWLRFVSKAPRRVRRVVVRKINKLFNRNIVRSFYGVFLTENGNDATFRFCVNGTYGTFYSNYLREIDYPFIFVDIGANQGLYSLIAAQNPYCERAVSLEPVSETFRLLTANIRANGLAGMIVALNCGLSSENARVKIRLKPGHSGAASLHNTFAGTEGVEEIQISTAAILEPYLAPGLPLVVKIDTEGHEHVVIGELARSRFADRVISVFYEVDVAWADPENLKAGLRAMGFDHFHPIRGGTHYDVMATRQGGGSAECRAA